In Ananas comosus cultivar F153 linkage group 10, ASM154086v1, whole genome shotgun sequence, the following proteins share a genomic window:
- the LOC109716325 gene encoding uncharacterized protein LOC109716325 has protein sequence MVPQKRPRPGSKSSAALVPDEGLSDAERMILEAIRSKENMGIWTFDLKKLTNLPRGVFDKALRLLQQKGLIKCVVSIHNKSRKMCLAQVTRLRIATVEDVWKGIQMSRDSKADFTLQQIKEIVQAMVLDKELEEVKSTGDGDFSVVPAGRPCYRRFERRAPIVGALSAIPCGILLSYRITSLCPEVLIIFTLEVRSTDLCTLSSHVRSQLPCKELKLNQLLLLIFYLADALPCCSVEVEALQRQFAGYYS, from the exons ATGGTGCCTCAGAAGCGGCCGCGACCCGGGTCCAAGTCGAGCGCCGCCCTAGTACCGGATGAGGGACTCAGCGATGCGGAGCGCATGATCTTAGAGGCGATCCGCAGCAAGGAGAACATGGGGATATGGACTTTTGACCTTAAGAAGCTGACGAATCTACCCCGCGGTGTGTTCGACAAGGCCCTTAGGTTGCTCCAACAAAAAGGTTTGATCAAGTGCGTCGTCAGCATCCACAACAAAAGCAGGAAGAT GTGCTTGGCGCAGGTCACCAGGCTCCGGATCGCCACCGTCGAGGACGTCTGGAAGGGAATCCAAATGTCCCGCGACAGCAAGGCCGACTTCACCTTGCAGCAGATCAAGGAGATTGTTCAGGCCATGGTTTTGGATAAGGAGCTAGAGGAAGTGAAGAGCACCGGCGACGGCGATTTCTCTGTGGTGCCGGCGGGAAGGCCGTGCTACAGGAGGTTCGAAAGAAGAGCACCTATTGTTGGCGCTCTGTCCGCCATCCCTTGTGGG ATTCTTCTTAGTTATCGTATAACATCTCTTTGTCCTGAAGTGTTGATAATTTTTACTCTTGAAGTAAGAAGCACTGATCTGTGCACTCTATCTTCGCATGTCAGATCTCAGTTGCCTTGCAAGGAATTGAAGCTGAATCAACTTCTACTTTTGATCTTTTACTTGGCTGATGCTCTACCATGTTGTTCTGTTGAAGTTGAAGCATTGCAAAGACAATTTGCTGGCTATTATTCCTAA
- the LOC109716301 gene encoding LOW QUALITY PROTEIN: peroxidase 25-like (The sequence of the model RefSeq protein was modified relative to this genomic sequence to represent the inferred CDS: inserted 1 base in 1 codon), whose product MAYVLHIFVALLFICFSVQAQEGLQKGLYSSSCPKAEDIVRSTVQKFFNNDSSIAPGLLRLHFHDCFVQGCDASVLISGSSSERIAVQNLGLRGFEVVDDAKSQLEAACPGVVSCADILALAARDAVYLTGGPSWSVPLGRRDGRVSSASDATVLPSPTDSLXQRQKFADKGLTDHDLVTLVGAHTIGQTDCLFFRYRLYNFTATGNADQTINGAFLGQLQMLCPEKGNPSKQVALDKDSIAKFDVSYFKNVRDGNAVLESDQRLWGDVVTQNIVHNYAGTIRRLLGLRFDYEFPKSMVKMSSIGVKTGTRGEIRKICSRFN is encoded by the exons ATGGCGTATGTATTGCACATTTTTGTTGCTTTGTTGTTTATCTGCTTTTCAGTACAAGCCCAAGAAGGATTACAGAAGGGGCTCTACTCTTCTTCTTGTCCCAAGGCTGAGGACATAGTAAGGTCTACTGTACAGAAATTCTTCAACAACGATTCCTCCATTGCCCCAGGTTTGCTGAGGCTACATTTCCACGACTGTTTTGTTCAG GGCTGCGATGCATCTGTTCTTATCTCCGGATCTTCTTCTGAGAGGATTGCCGTGCAAAACCTTGGCCTAAGGGGATTTGAGGTTGTGGATGATGCCAAGTCCCAGTTGGAGGCTGCATGTCCTGGGGTAGTCTCTTGCGCTGATATACTGGCTTTGGCTGCACGTGATGCCGTTTATTTG ACTGGTGGTCCAAGCTGGTCTGTGCCCTTGGGGAGAAGAGATGGCAGGGTTTCATCTGCATCAGATGCCACAGTTTTACCATCACCAACTGATTCTC TCCAGAGGCAAAAGTTTGCAGATAAAGGCTTGACTGATCATGATCTTGTGACATTAGTTG GTGCCCACACGATTGGTCAGACGGATTGCTTGTTCTTCCGCTACCGTTTATACAACTTCACAGCGACAGGCAATGCTGATCAAACCATCAATGGGGCCTTCTTGGGACAGCTTCAAATGCTGTGCCCCGAAAAGGGCAACCCCTCGAAGCAGGTTGCTCTTGACAAAGATAGCATAGCAAAGTTCGATGTGAGCTACTTCAAGAATGTGAGGGATGGAAATGCAGTTCTCGAGTCAGATCAGAGGCTCTGGGGAGATGTAGTGACCCAGAATATTGTCCACAACTATGCAGGGACCATACGGCGCCTGCTGGGACTTAGGTTTGATTATGAGTTCCCGAAGTCTATGGTCAAGATGAGTAGCATTGGGGTTAAGACGGGCACCCGAGGTGAAATTAGAAAGATCTGTTCCAGGTTTAACTGA
- the LOC109716303 gene encoding embryo-specific protein ATS3A gives MGSDGDRARSSSGGTNQPNQEKRRAQERTMVKLLLPKTLLHVLSLQFLLLLLLLCVSWGSSVVVSSGSEIVADHPPPHELRSFTIRENLQKEGEEAGRGRGSCSYTVKIRTSCSSPKITRDAISLAFGDLYRNEVYVPRLDDPSSGTFERCSTDTFKIKGPCGYGVCYLYLRRNGWDGWIPEWVQVYDPYYSRTVTFYYSTSLPNGVWYGFNQCPRATQTGTTAADPISRM, from the exons ATGGGGAGCGACGGGGACAGGGCGCGATCTAGCTCCGGTGGAACTAACCAACCTAACCAGGAGAAGAGAAGAGCCCAGGAGCGAACGATGGTGAAGCTGCTTTTACCGAAGACTCTTCTTCATGTTCTGAGCTTGCagttcctcctcctcctcctcctcctctgcgtCTCGTGGGGCTCCTCCGTCGTCGTCTCTTCGGGATCTGAGATCGTCGCTGATCACCCTCCACCCCATGAGCTTCGATCCTTCACGATCCGGGAGAACCTGCAG AAAGAGGGTGAGGAGGCGGGAAGAGGAAGGGGATCGTGTTCGTACACGGTGAAGATAAGGACCAGCTGCTCTTCCCCGAAGATTACCAGAGATGCTATCAGCCTCGCTTTCGGTGATCTCTACCGTAACGAG GTTTACGTGCCACGGCTGGACGATCCCTCGTCAGGCACATTTGAGCGGTGCTCCACGGACACATTCAAGATCAAGGGGCCCTGCGGCTACGGAGTGTGCTACCTTTACCTGCGGCGGAATGGGTGGGATGGTTGGATTCCGGAATGGGTTCAGGTCTACGACCCATACTACAGCCGCACCGTCACCTTCTACTACAGCACTTCTCTCCCCAATGGCGTTTGGTACGGTTTCAACCAGTGCCCCAGAGCCACTCAGACCGGCACCACCGCTGCTGATCCTATCTCCAGGATGTAG
- the LOC109716586 gene encoding DCC family protein At1g52590, chloroplastic — protein sequence MVFLNLIDSSVVLGIQMGYFDSXGITNPVRVTRTRTRTSPRPVRLRRRSAAAASSASGADWVKATDAAEFFQTDCRPIMLFDGVCNLCNGGVRFVRDNDPNRRIRYEPLQSAAGRKLLQRSGRSPDDISSVVLVEKDRSSIKSEAVLRIMEYLELPFPQLAFMLKMVPLLVRDFAYDNVANNRYAIFGRSETDSCEIL from the exons ATGGTGTTTTTAAATTTGATCGACTCCTCTGTTGTTCTTGGAATTCAAATGGGATACTTTGATAGC ANAGGAATAACGAATCCCGTGAGGgtgacgaggacgaggacgaggacgagtcCGAGGCCTGTCCGACTCCGCCGACggtctgccgccgccgcctcctccgcatCGGGTGCGGACTGGGTGAAGGCCACCGATGCCGCCGAGTTCTTCCAGACCGACTGCAGGCCCATCATGCTCTTTGACG gtgTCTGCAACCTCTGCAACGGCGGCGTCCGCTTCGTCCGGGACAACGACCCCAATAG GAGGATTAGATACGAACCACTCCAGAGCGCAGCGGGAAGGAAGCTCCTGCAGAGATCAGGAAGATCGCCCGACGATATCTCCAGCGTCGTTCTTGTTGAAAAGGATAG GTCCTCTATAAAGTCGGAAGCAGTGCTACGGATAATGGAGTACCTTGAGCTGCCTTTCCCTCAACTTGCCTTCATGTTAAAGATGGTTCCTTT GCTCGTCAGGGATTTTGCGTATGACAACGTTGCGAACAATCGCTATGCAATATTCGGTCGGTCTGAGACAGATTCGTGCGAAATACTGTAG